One Marinibacterium anthonyi genomic region harbors:
- the rmuC gene encoding DNA recombination protein RmuC gives MIQIGGQSVATDDPRLWIAAGVAGAVLLLLMLLIASIRASGRAARAAEPMAQQMAWVSQSLQQMAQGQDQLRGGLQHVSDTQANGQMQLIQRMESRLANVQQQMSDRLAENTLKSQVALAEMQERMTDTLHGQSKATTTSLTQLQERLKVIDKAQDNITRLSGDVLSLQDILSNKQTRGAFGEIQLHDIVAKALPADSYAMQVTLSNGRRADCLIRLPNPPGPIVIDSKFPLEAWEALRKADNDTTQARAQAAFRQAVRVHIKAIAEKYILEGETAEGALMFLPSEAVYAELHASFPEVVREGFDARVWIVSPTTCMATLNTMRAILKDARMREQAGAIRTELALLNRDVGRLGERVANLDRHFSQAARDVAEIRVSAEKAGRRAERLDRFDFDEAPQVVPHPVTVPQADG, from the coding sequence ATGATCCAGATCGGGGGCCAGTCGGTGGCCACGGATGATCCGCGCCTGTGGATCGCGGCAGGCGTGGCCGGGGCGGTCCTGTTGCTGCTGATGCTGCTGATCGCCTCGATCCGCGCGTCTGGCCGGGCCGCCCGCGCGGCCGAACCCATGGCCCAGCAGATGGCATGGGTGTCGCAATCGTTGCAGCAGATGGCGCAGGGGCAGGACCAGCTGCGCGGCGGGCTGCAGCATGTGTCGGACACGCAGGCCAACGGGCAGATGCAGCTGATCCAGCGGATGGAATCCCGGCTGGCCAACGTGCAGCAGCAGATGTCGGACCGACTGGCCGAGAACACGCTGAAATCGCAGGTGGCGCTGGCCGAGATGCAGGAGCGGATGACCGACACGCTGCATGGGCAATCCAAGGCCACCACGACCTCGTTGACGCAATTGCAGGAACGGCTGAAGGTCATCGACAAGGCGCAGGACAACATCACGCGGCTGTCCGGCGATGTGCTGTCGCTGCAGGACATCCTGTCGAACAAGCAGACCCGCGGCGCCTTCGGGGAAATCCAGCTGCACGACATCGTGGCCAAGGCGCTGCCCGCCGACAGCTATGCGATGCAGGTGACGCTGTCGAACGGGCGGCGGGCCGATTGCCTGATCCGCCTGCCCAATCCGCCCGGCCCCATCGTCATCGACAGCAAGTTCCCCCTGGAAGCCTGGGAGGCCCTGCGCAAGGCCGACAACGACACGACACAGGCCCGCGCGCAGGCGGCCTTTCGCCAGGCGGTGCGGGTGCATATCAAGGCGATCGCCGAGAAATACATCCTGGAGGGCGAGACTGCCGAAGGCGCGCTGATGTTCCTGCCGTCCGAAGCGGTCTATGCCGAACTGCACGCCAGTTTCCCGGAGGTGGTGCGCGAAGGGTTCGATGCCCGGGTCTGGATCGTGTCGCCCACCACCTGCATGGCCACGCTGAACACGATGCGCGCGATCCTGAAGGATGCGCGGATGCGCGAACAGGCGGGCGCGATCCGCACCGAACTGGCGCTGCTGAACCGCGATGTCGGGCGGCTGGGCGAACGGGTGGCGAACCTCGACAGGCATTTCTCGCAGGCCGCGCGCGATGTGGCCGAGATCCGGGTCAGTGCCGAAAAGGCCGGGCGCAGGGCCGAACGGCTGGACCGTTTCGATTTCGACGAGGCGCCTCAGGTGGTGCCCCATCCCGTCACCGTGCCGCAGGCCGACGGCTGA
- a CDS encoding Spermidine synthase, translating to MTIHWCGTGLSAIPGLRRLIEAGYPVVVWNRTVAKAEDAVGDLGPEIRVFDLDAVAAALAEGDVVVSMLPGDWHVPLAKAAIAAGANFVSSSYIAPEMRALDDEAKAKGLVLVNEVGLDPGIDHLMAHTLVANYKASDAVDPANHLSFLSYCGGVPKVANDFRYKFSWSPLGVLKALRSPSRSMKDYAELRVDRPWDAIGTYEAPLPTPESFEVYPNRDSLPFIAQYEFDPEWKVKDFVRGTLRLDGWTEAWKDVFAEVETLTGPEGDARLKEMSDQFWNQHAYDEGEPDRVVLCVDLLAEKDGKAVFHQTYVMDAWGDEKGTAMGRLVSIPVSLAIETVLKGQFTPGVHAAPSEPAMIDAWMGEIGKLAQHLELIDRLA from the coding sequence ATGACGATTCACTGGTGCGGCACCGGCCTGTCGGCCATTCCCGGCCTTCGGCGGCTGATCGAGGCGGGATATCCCGTCGTGGTGTGGAACCGGACGGTGGCCAAGGCCGAAGACGCGGTGGGCGACCTGGGCCCCGAGATCCGGGTGTTTGACCTGGATGCCGTCGCGGCGGCGCTGGCCGAAGGCGACGTGGTGGTGTCGATGCTGCCGGGCGACTGGCACGTGCCGCTGGCCAAGGCGGCCATCGCGGCGGGGGCCAATTTCGTGTCCTCGTCCTACATCGCGCCCGAAATGCGCGCGCTGGACGACGAGGCGAAGGCCAAGGGGCTGGTGCTGGTCAACGAGGTCGGGCTGGACCCGGGCATCGACCACCTGATGGCCCACACGCTGGTGGCGAACTACAAGGCGTCGGACGCGGTCGATCCGGCCAACCACCTGAGCTTTCTCAGCTATTGCGGCGGCGTGCCGAAAGTCGCCAACGATTTCCGCTACAAGTTCAGCTGGTCGCCCCTGGGCGTGCTGAAGGCGCTGCGTTCGCCCTCGCGGTCGATGAAGGATTACGCGGAACTGCGCGTCGACCGTCCCTGGGACGCGATCGGCACCTACGAGGCGCCGCTGCCCACCCCCGAAAGCTTCGAGGTCTATCCCAACCGCGATTCCCTGCCCTTCATCGCACAGTACGAGTTCGATCCCGAATGGAAGGTGAAGGATTTCGTCCGCGGCACCCTGCGGCTGGATGGCTGGACCGAGGCCTGGAAGGACGTCTTCGCCGAGGTCGAGACGCTGACCGGCCCCGAGGGTGACGCCCGCCTGAAGGAGATGTCGGACCAGTTCTGGAATCAGCATGCCTATGACGAAGGCGAACCTGACCGGGTGGTGCTGTGCGTCGACCTGCTGGCCGAAAAGGACGGCAAGGCGGTGTTCCACCAGACCTATGTCATGGACGCCTGGGGCGACGAAAAGGGCACGGCGATGGGCCGGCTGGTGTCGATCCCGGTGTCGCTGGCGATTGAAACGGTGCTGAAGGGGCAATTCACGCCCGGCGTGCACGCGGCCCCGTCGGAACCGGCCATGATCGACGCCTGGATGGGTGAAATCGGCAAGCTGGCCCAGCACCTGGAACTGATCGACCGCCTCGCCTGA
- a CDS encoding protoporphyrinogen oxidase — protein sequence MPFEQRSAFPRKIAVIGAGISGLGAAHMLGDDHLVTLFESEHRLGGHARTVMAGKHGDQPVDMGFIVFNKVNYPRLTRLFDDLGVPVAPSQMSFGVSIDGGAMEYSLSSLDSLFATRRHAAHPAFLRMIRDIFRFNARAEAAITGPDMTVGELLDATGMGKWFRDYYLLPFSGAIWSTPKCRILDFPAYAMIRFFKNHHLLSHTGQHQWYTVRGGSIQYVARLEAALKRRGVEVRAGCPIRSVTRDALGVTVTPEGGVPEIFDEVVFATHSDVTLRLLADAAPHERAALARIRYQPNQVVLHSDPAMMPKRRKVWSSWVYSEDRNAPSDVIDLTYWMNSLQPIPMDDPLFVTLNSRRPIREDLIHDQQTMYHPVYDTAALAAQDDIRGFNGANGTWFCGAWMKNGFHEDGLASAADVVEGIAARPPLPVAAE from the coding sequence ATGCCATTCGAACAACGCAGCGCCTTTCCGCGGAAGATCGCGGTCATCGGCGCAGGAATATCCGGGCTCGGCGCAGCCCACATGCTGGGCGACGACCACCTTGTGACGCTTTTCGAATCCGAACACCGGCTGGGCGGGCATGCCCGCACCGTGATGGCCGGAAAGCACGGCGATCAGCCGGTGGACATGGGGTTCATCGTTTTCAACAAGGTCAATTACCCCCGCCTGACGCGCCTGTTCGACGATCTTGGCGTGCCGGTCGCCCCCAGCCAGATGAGCTTTGGTGTGTCGATCGACGGTGGCGCGATGGAATATTCGCTGTCCAGCCTCGACTCGCTGTTCGCGACGCGGCGCCACGCGGCCCACCCCGCCTTCCTGCGCATGATCCGCGACATCTTCCGGTTCAACGCACGGGCCGAGGCCGCCATCACCGGCCCCGACATGACGGTGGGCGAATTGCTGGATGCCACGGGCATGGGCAAGTGGTTCCGGGATTATTATCTTCTGCCGTTCTCGGGCGCGATCTGGTCGACGCCGAAATGCCGGATCCTGGATTTCCCGGCCTACGCGATGATCCGGTTCTTCAAGAACCACCACCTTCTCAGCCATACCGGCCAGCACCAGTGGTACACGGTGCGCGGCGGGTCGATCCAGTATGTCGCCCGTCTGGAAGCCGCGCTGAAGCGCCGCGGGGTCGAGGTGCGCGCCGGCTGCCCGATCCGGTCCGTCACCCGCGACGCCCTTGGCGTGACCGTCACGCCAGAGGGCGGCGTGCCCGAGATATTCGACGAGGTGGTCTTTGCCACCCATTCCGATGTCACCCTGCGCCTTCTGGCAGACGCCGCGCCCCATGAACGCGCCGCGCTTGCCAGGATCCGCTATCAGCCGAACCAGGTCGTGCTGCATTCCGACCCGGCGATGATGCCCAAACGGCGCAAGGTCTGGTCCAGCTGGGTCTATTCCGAAGACCGCAATGCGCCTTCGGACGTGATCGACCTGACCTACTGGATGAATTCGCTGCAGCCGATCCCGATGGACGATCCGCTGTTCGTCACGCTGAATTCCCGCCGCCCGATCCGCGAAGACCTGATCCACGACCAGCAGACCATGTATCACCCGGTCTACGACACCGCTGCCCTGGCCGCCCAGGACGACATCCGCGGGTTCAACGGCGCGAACGGCACCTGGTTCTGCGGCGCCTGGATGAAGAACGGTTTTCACGAGGACGGGCTGGCCAGCGCCGCCGACGTGGTCGAAGGGATCGCCGCGCGGCCGCCCCTGCCGGTGGCCGCCGAATGA
- the chrR_2 gene encoding Transcriptional activator ChrR, producing the protein MTHEIKHHLTDQILMAYSAGSLPEAFSLMVASHISLCDDCRARLGSFDAVGGALLEDQEDQEVQLSADSFAATLALIAEGPAVSAPPRAPGVLPGPLQDYVGGDLDKIRWRPVGMGVKQAILKTSAQASARLLYIPAGVAMPDHGHRGTEMTMVLQGAFSDEDGWFGRGDVEIADEALEHTPVADISQDCICLAVTDAPLRFTSLIPRLVQPFLRI; encoded by the coding sequence ATGACACACGAGATCAAACATCATCTGACGGACCAGATCCTGATGGCCTATTCGGCCGGATCCCTGCCCGAGGCGTTCAGCCTCATGGTCGCGTCCCACATTTCGCTGTGCGATGACTGCCGCGCGCGCCTCGGGTCGTTCGATGCCGTGGGCGGCGCCCTGCTGGAGGACCAGGAGGATCAGGAGGTGCAGCTGTCGGCCGACAGTTTCGCCGCGACCCTGGCGCTGATCGCCGAGGGCCCTGCCGTGTCCGCACCGCCGCGCGCGCCCGGCGTCCTGCCCGGACCGCTGCAGGATTACGTCGGCGGCGATCTGGACAAGATCCGCTGGCGGCCCGTGGGCATGGGGGTGAAACAGGCGATCCTGAAGACATCGGCCCAGGCCTCGGCCCGACTGCTGTATATCCCCGCCGGCGTGGCGATGCCTGACCACGGCCACCGCGGGACCGAGATGACGATGGTCCTGCAGGGCGCGTTTTCGGACGAAGATGGCTGGTTCGGTCGTGGCGACGTGGAAATCGCCGACGAGGCGCTGGAACACACGCCGGTTGCCGATATCTCGCAAGACTGCATCTGCCTGGCCGTCACCGACGCGCCGCTGCGCTTCACCTCGCTGATTCCGCGGCTTGTGCAGCCCTTCCTGCGGATCTGA
- a CDS encoding sugar (Glycoside-Pentoside-Hexuronide) transporter, with product MILSARMVDGDGLAPWALFGGVLAMAGLPIYIHAPKVFADQHGVSLAAMGAVLFGLRLLDVVQDPLLGRLAEVLGNRRGAAVALAGTGLATGMLGLFAVDPPIAPLLWFALMLTLVFSAYSFLTICFYAQGVTRAATLGALGHLRLARWREPGALLGVCLAAVAPAVFATLTDAPYAAFAWAFALFVLLAVTAMRGEWQATPAPSPAFRTVITDPVARRLLVIALLNASPMAVTATLFLYFVDGRLAAPGAEAPLLLLFFLTAAGAAPLWGHLSDRFGPKPVLIGAMVLSIAAFAPVPLLGAGDIAAFAAVCLVSGAALGADLTLLPALFAARMERIAPSAAAGFGLWSFVSKFALALAALVLLPVLQLAGFTPGAPASQGALTLLALLYAGLPCLLKAAALILLTTTELEDTPCRTSF from the coding sequence ATGATCCTGTCGGCGCGCATGGTTGATGGCGACGGGCTGGCCCCCTGGGCGCTGTTTGGCGGCGTCCTGGCGATGGCCGGGCTGCCGATCTACATCCATGCGCCCAAGGTCTTTGCCGATCAGCACGGGGTCAGCCTGGCCGCCATGGGGGCGGTTCTTTTCGGGCTGCGCCTGCTGGACGTGGTGCAGGATCCGTTGCTGGGCCGCCTGGCCGAAGTGCTGGGCAATCGCCGCGGCGCCGCCGTCGCCCTGGCCGGGACAGGGCTGGCCACCGGCATGCTGGGCCTTTTTGCCGTTGATCCGCCAATCGCGCCGCTTCTGTGGTTCGCGCTGATGCTGACGCTGGTCTTCAGCGCCTATTCCTTCCTGACCATCTGCTTTTACGCCCAGGGCGTCACCCGCGCCGCCACCCTTGGGGCCTTGGGTCACCTGCGGCTGGCCCGCTGGCGGGAACCCGGCGCGTTGCTGGGTGTCTGCCTGGCCGCCGTCGCGCCCGCCGTCTTCGCCACGCTGACCGACGCGCCCTATGCCGCCTTTGCCTGGGCCTTCGCGCTGTTCGTCCTGCTGGCCGTCACCGCGATGCGCGGCGAATGGCAGGCCACGCCTGCGCCATCGCCCGCCTTCCGTACCGTGATCACCGACCCGGTTGCCCGCCGCCTTCTGGTCATCGCGCTGCTGAATGCCAGCCCCATGGCGGTGACCGCGACGCTCTTTCTCTATTTCGTGGACGGCCGCCTGGCAGCACCTGGCGCCGAGGCGCCGCTCCTGCTGCTGTTCTTCCTCACGGCAGCAGGAGCGGCGCCGCTCTGGGGGCACCTGTCCGACCGGTTCGGGCCCAAACCTGTGCTGATCGGCGCGATGGTCCTGTCGATCGCGGCCTTTGCCCCCGTTCCCCTGCTGGGCGCCGGGGACATCGCGGCCTTTGCCGCCGTCTGCCTGGTCTCGGGCGCCGCCCTTGGCGCCGACCTGACCCTGCTGCCAGCCCTCTTCGCCGCGCGGATGGAACGCATCGCGCCCTCGGCCGCGGCCGGCTTCGGGCTCTGGTCCTTCGTGTCGAAATTCGCGCTGGCGCTGGCCGCGCTGGTGCTTCTGCCCGTGCTCCAGCTGGCCGGTTTCACCCCCGGCGCACCCGCATCCCAAGGCGCGCTGACCCTCCTTGCCCTGCTCTATGCGGGCCTTCCCTGTCTGCTCAAGGCCGCCGCCCTCATCCTGCTGACGACGACCGAACTCGAGGATACCCCATGCCGAACATCCTTCTGA
- the mutL gene encoding DNA mismatch repair protein MutL, giving the protein MGQHDRNMGDTRPVIRQLDESAINRIAAGEVVERPASAVKELVENAIDAGATRVMVEIADGGKTLIRVTDDGCGIAPEDLPLALARHATSKIDGTDLLNIHTFGFRGEALPSLGAVGRLTITSRGGDEAAEIKVSGGRMSPVKPAALRVGTVVELRDLFYATPARLKFLRSDRSETQAVSDIIKRLAMAEPAVGFTLRDVSGDGQGRTTFRADPENGDLFDALHGRLSTVLGREFAENALRIDATREGLRLFGYAALPTYSRGASVAQFLFVNGRPVRDKLLVGALRGAYQDYLSRDRHPAAALFIDCDPHLVDVNVHPAKSEVRFRDAGIARGLIVSALRHALAEAGHRASTTVAGATLGAMRPEQPTATGQPRVYQMDRPSLGALRSAYAAQAPQMPSQSVFDETAAAWSARVDPMPVDRDERSEARPETQPESRPLGAARGQVHENYIIAQTADGMVIVDQHAAHERLVYERLKRQTEENGVAAQALLIPEIVDLSDGDCARILEHAEELHKLGLAIEPFGGGAIAIRETPAILGTVNAEGLIRDVLDELDDLGESHMVKDRIDAILSRMACHGSVRSGRRMQADEMNALLREMEATPHSGQCNHGRPTYVELKLADIERLFGRT; this is encoded by the coding sequence ATGGGACAACATGACCGCAATATGGGCGACACGCGGCCGGTAATCCGGCAGCTGGATGAATCCGCGATCAACCGGATCGCGGCGGGCGAGGTCGTGGAACGGCCCGCGTCGGCCGTCAAGGAACTGGTCGAGAACGCGATCGACGCCGGCGCCACCCGCGTCATGGTCGAGATCGCCGATGGCGGCAAGACCCTGATCCGGGTGACAGACGACGGCTGCGGGATCGCGCCCGAAGACCTGCCGCTGGCACTGGCCCGGCACGCGACGTCCAAGATCGACGGCACCGATTTGCTGAACATCCACACCTTCGGATTCCGGGGCGAAGCCTTGCCGTCGCTCGGCGCCGTGGGGCGGCTGACGATCACCTCGCGCGGCGGGGATGAAGCGGCCGAGATCAAGGTTTCGGGCGGTCGCATGAGCCCGGTGAAACCGGCGGCGCTGCGGGTCGGCACGGTGGTCGAACTGCGCGATCTGTTCTACGCCACGCCCGCCCGGCTGAAGTTCCTGCGGTCGGACCGGTCGGAAACCCAGGCGGTGTCGGACATCATCAAGCGGCTGGCCATGGCCGAACCGGCGGTGGGCTTCACCCTGCGCGACGTGTCCGGCGACGGGCAGGGGCGGACGACCTTCCGCGCCGATCCCGAGAACGGCGATCTGTTCGACGCGCTGCACGGGCGGCTGTCCACCGTGCTGGGCCGCGAATTCGCCGAGAACGCGCTGAGGATCGACGCCACGCGCGAGGGGCTGCGGCTGTTTGGCTATGCCGCGCTGCCGACCTATTCGCGGGGGGCTTCGGTGGCCCAGTTCCTCTTTGTCAACGGTCGGCCGGTCAGGGACAAGCTGCTGGTCGGCGCGCTGCGCGGGGCCTACCAGGATTACCTCAGCCGTGATCGGCATCCGGCGGCGGCGCTGTTCATCGACTGCGATCCGCACCTGGTCGACGTCAACGTGCACCCGGCGAAATCCGAGGTCCGTTTCCGTGACGCGGGCATCGCCCGGGGGCTGATCGTGTCGGCGCTGCGCCATGCGCTGGCCGAGGCCGGGCACCGGGCGTCCACCACCGTGGCGGGCGCGACGCTGGGCGCGATGCGCCCCGAACAGCCCACCGCCACCGGCCAGCCGCGCGTCTACCAGATGGATCGGCCGTCGCTGGGCGCGCTCAGGTCGGCCTATGCCGCGCAGGCGCCTCAGATGCCCTCTCAATCGGTCTTCGACGAAACCGCCGCCGCGTGGAGCGCACGGGTCGATCCGATGCCCGTGGACCGCGATGAGCGCAGCGAGGCGCGCCCCGAAACGCAGCCCGAAAGCCGCCCGCTGGGCGCCGCCCGGGGACAGGTGCACGAGAATTACATCATCGCCCAGACCGCCGACGGCATGGTCATCGTCGATCAGCACGCGGCCCATGAACGGCTGGTCTATGAACGGCTGAAACGCCAGACCGAGGAAAACGGTGTCGCCGCGCAGGCGCTGCTGATCCCCGAGATCGTGGACCTGTCGGATGGCGATTGCGCGCGCATCCTTGAGCATGCCGAAGAGCTGCACAAGCTGGGGCTGGCCATCGAACCCTTTGGCGGCGGGGCGATCGCGATCCGCGAAACCCCGGCGATCCTGGGCACAGTCAATGCCGAAGGCCTGATCCGCGACGTGCTGGATGAACTCGACGACCTGGGCGAAAGCCACATGGTCAAGGACCGGATCGACGCGATCCTCAGCCGGATGGCCTGCCATGGATCGGTCCGGTCGGGGCGCAGGATGCAGGCGGACGAGATGAACGCGCTGTTGCGCGAGATGGAGGCGACGCCCCACTCCGGCCAGTGCAACCACGGCCGGCCGACGTATGTAGAGCTGAAACTGGCCGATATCGAACGGCTGTTCGGGCGCACATGA
- the sigK_4 gene encoding Sigma-K factor produces the protein MILPRVLTGMEMQVDTQRSNRVSLGVMAMTGPEPKQRTQTRPLTKPKTRPPDMTDPCPDTPPWIGHIARIRDARDQKAFAELFQYFAPRVKGVLMRSGADNAQAEECTQEVMATIWHKAHLFDPSRASVATWIYTVARNRRIDMLRRQRRPEPEDLPWGPEAEPDQEDVLVLQQESDLLRTALTELPQQQRDLIERAYFGDMSHREIAAETGLPLGTIKSRIRLALDRLRHAMK, from the coding sequence ATGATCCTGCCCCGCGTATTGACGGGTATGGAGATGCAGGTTGATACACAGCGGTCGAACCGCGTAAGCCTTGGGGTAATGGCGATGACAGGCCCCGAGCCCAAGCAGCGCACCCAGACCCGGCCCCTGACCAAACCCAAGACCCGACCACCGGACATGACCGACCCGTGCCCCGACACCCCGCCCTGGATCGGCCACATCGCGCGGATCCGCGATGCCCGTGACCAGAAGGCCTTTGCCGAGCTGTTCCAGTATTTCGCCCCCCGGGTGAAGGGCGTGTTGATGCGGTCCGGCGCCGACAATGCCCAGGCCGAGGAATGTACGCAGGAGGTCATGGCCACGATCTGGCACAAGGCGCACCTGTTCGACCCGTCGCGCGCATCGGTCGCCACGTGGATCTACACCGTGGCCCGGAACCGGCGGATCGACATGCTGCGCCGCCAGCGACGGCCCGAGCCCGAGGATCTGCCCTGGGGCCCCGAGGCCGAACCGGACCAGGAGGACGTTCTGGTGCTGCAGCAGGAAAGCGACCTGTTGCGCACCGCCCTGACAGAACTGCCCCAGCAGCAGAGGGACCTGATCGAACGCGCCTATTTCGGTGACATGAGCCACCGCGAGATCGCCGCCGAAACGGGCCTGCCGCTTGGGACCATCAAATCCAGAATTAGACTGGCGCTGGACCGCTTGCGCCACGCGATGAAGTGA
- the cyaA_6 gene encoding Adenylate cyclase 1, with the protein MTQPDRQPDLQTDRQPDPEAGTHQLLVAAEIASERLVSVLRMIVAGGLFLFFAVTVGPFSDYADAMQKRQWVFASGTMAAYFAVGLGIWLLGRTGGLKRWMIWLTVTTDCVFLLINIWLSLQNTGFSGQVLFALPPAWLIPIALAFGMLRVDPAVQVYIVVVLVLVLGLAGMLDLGNAPAPEDFAGNHEVAFFLATPPNMMRLIMIALAGGVLVIAASRTRRLLRDSITEARRRANLTRYLPAQISAELAEGRMQDLRRGKREEMGILFVDIRGFTAMSETMTPEEVSAFVSDFRGRLTQSVRDCGGMIDKFMGDAAMIVFPAGSDAPRAARCALRCAENIRTDMADWSASRPVPVRVGVGAHWGEVFSGVVGDDERLEYSVFGDAVNVAARLEAMTKELGAPIIVSRDLLERAGTAAPGNWTLLGRTAIRGRDEEVEVLACTPDPVR; encoded by the coding sequence ATGACCCAGCCCGACAGACAGCCCGACCTGCAGACTGACAGACAGCCAGACCCAGAGGCCGGTACGCACCAGCTTCTGGTCGCGGCGGAAATCGCCTCGGAACGGCTGGTGTCGGTGCTGCGGATGATCGTGGCGGGCGGGCTGTTCCTGTTCTTCGCGGTCACGGTGGGGCCGTTTTCGGATTATGCCGACGCGATGCAGAAACGGCAGTGGGTCTTTGCCTCGGGCACGATGGCGGCCTATTTCGCCGTCGGACTTGGGATCTGGCTGCTGGGGCGGACCGGCGGGCTGAAACGCTGGATGATCTGGCTGACGGTGACGACCGACTGCGTCTTCCTGCTGATCAACATCTGGCTGAGCCTTCAGAACACGGGGTTTTCGGGCCAGGTCCTGTTCGCCCTGCCGCCCGCCTGGCTGATCCCCATCGCGCTGGCCTTCGGCATGCTGAGGGTCGATCCGGCGGTGCAGGTCTATATCGTCGTGGTGCTGGTGCTGGTGCTGGGCCTTGCGGGCATGCTGGACCTGGGCAACGCACCCGCGCCCGAGGATTTCGCCGGCAATCACGAGGTCGCGTTTTTCCTGGCGACCCCGCCCAACATGATGCGGCTGATCATGATCGCGCTGGCGGGCGGCGTGCTGGTGATCGCGGCGTCCCGCACCCGGCGCCTTTTGCGCGATTCCATAACCGAGGCGCGGCGGCGTGCGAACCTGACGCGGTATCTGCCGGCCCAGATCTCGGCCGAACTGGCCGAGGGGCGCATGCAGGACCTGCGCCGGGGCAAGCGCGAGGAGATGGGGATTCTTTTCGTCGATATCCGCGGGTTCACCGCGATGTCCGAAACGATGACGCCCGAGGAGGTATCCGCCTTCGTGTCGGATTTCCGGGGTCGGCTGACGCAGTCGGTGCGCGACTGCGGCGGCATGATCGACAAGTTCATGGGCGATGCCGCGATGATCGTCTTCCCCGCCGGATCGGATGCCCCGCGCGCGGCCCGCTGCGCGCTGCGCTGTGCCGAGAACATCCGGACGGACATGGCCGACTGGTCCGCGTCGCGGCCGGTGCCGGTTCGTGTCGGCGTGGGGGCCCATTGGGGAGAGGTCTTCAGCGGCGTCGTCGGCGACGACGAGCGGCTGGAATATTCGGTTTTCGGCGACGCGGTGAACGTGGCGGCCCGGCTGGAGGCGATGACAAAGGAGCTGGGCGCGCCCATCATCGTGTCGCGCGACCTGCTGGAACGAGCGGGCACGGCGGCACCGGGCAACTGGACGCTGCTGGGGCGTACGGCGATCCGGGGACGGGACGAAGAGGTGGAAGTGCTGGCCTGCACGCCCGATCCGGTCAGGTGA
- a CDS encoding putative oxidoreductase codes for MSDLNGKRYWLVGASDGLGAALARQLSEAGVHVVLSARSKDKLQALADALPGPADVQPIDVSDDASVRAAAQAVGEVDGLVYLAGVYWPMTAQEWNADQATAMADVNFTGVFRVLGQVVPAMVARDAGHIVITGSLSGFRGLPGTIGYVASKAGVMALAESLHADLHRTGVKVQLANPGFIRTRLTDKNDFSMPFLMEPEDAARHILTHMRSNRFARSFPTPFGWIFRLSRLLPEWAYLRIFT; via the coding sequence ATGAGCGACCTGAACGGCAAGAGATACTGGCTGGTCGGCGCCAGCGACGGATTGGGCGCGGCCCTGGCCCGCCAGCTGAGCGAGGCTGGCGTGCACGTCGTCCTGTCCGCCCGGTCCAAGGACAAGCTGCAGGCGCTGGCCGACGCCCTGCCCGGCCCGGCGGACGTGCAACCGATTGATGTATCGGACGACGCCAGCGTGCGCGCGGCGGCACAGGCCGTCGGAGAGGTCGACGGGCTGGTCTACCTTGCCGGGGTCTACTGGCCGATGACAGCGCAGGAGTGGAACGCCGATCAGGCCACCGCCATGGCCGACGTCAACTTCACCGGGGTGTTCCGGGTGCTGGGACAGGTGGTGCCCGCGATGGTCGCCCGTGACGCGGGCCATATCGTGATCACCGGGTCGCTGTCGGGCTTCCGGGGGCTGCCCGGCACCATCGGATACGTGGCGTCGAAAGCCGGGGTGATGGCGCTGGCCGAAAGCCTGCATGCCGATCTGCACCGCACGGGCGTCAAGGTGCAGCTGGCCAACCCCGGTTTCATCCGCACCCGGCTGACCGACAAGAACGATTTCTCCATGCCCTTTTTGATGGAGCCCGAGGACGCCGCGCGCCACATCCTGACCCACATGCGATCGAACCGGTTCGCCCGCAGCTTTCCGACGCCGTTCGGCTGGATCTTCCGCCTGTCGCGGCTGCTGCCGGAATGGGCCTACCTGCGGATCTTCACCTGA